One Mesorhizobium loti genomic window carries:
- a CDS encoding cytochrome c oxidase, subunit I, with the protein MADAAAHDGHDHKPYHGWVRWVYSTNHKDIGTLYLIFAIMAGIIGGALSVAIRMELQEPGIQIFSGLAQMVYGMNGDAAVDGGKSMYNAFATAHALIMIFFMVMPALIGGFANWMVPIMIGAPDMAFPRMNNISFWLLPPAFILLLTSMFVPSAPGAYGVGGGWTLYPPLSTSGQPGPAMDLAILSIHIAGASSILGAINFITTIFNMRAPGMTLHKMPLFAWSVLVTAFLLLLSLPVLAGGITMLLTDRNFGTAFFAPDNGGDPLLFQHLFWFFGHPEVYILILPGFGIISHIVSTFSKKPVFGYLGMAYAMVAIGAVGFIVWAHHMYTTGLSLDTQRYFVFATMVIAVPTGVKIFSWIATMWGGSISFKTPMLWALGFIFLFTIGGVTGVQLANAGLDRSLHDTYFVIAHFHYVLSLGAVFAIFAGWYYWFPKMTGYMYSPVIANTHFWVTFVGVNLIFFPQHFLGLAGMPRRTIDYPDAFAGWNYVSSIGSYISAVGVAIFLYGVFEAFQKKRIAGANPWGEGATTLEWQLPSPPPFHQWEQLPKIK; encoded by the coding sequence ATGGCAGACGCTGCAGCTCACGACGGCCACGACCACAAGCCTTATCATGGCTGGGTGCGCTGGGTTTATTCGACCAACCACAAGGATATCGGCACGCTCTACCTGATCTTCGCGATCATGGCCGGCATCATCGGCGGCGCGCTGTCGGTCGCCATCCGCATGGAACTGCAGGAGCCTGGCATCCAGATCTTCAGCGGTCTTGCGCAGATGGTCTACGGCATGAACGGTGACGCCGCGGTCGACGGCGGCAAGAGCATGTACAATGCCTTCGCCACCGCGCATGCGCTGATCATGATCTTCTTCATGGTCATGCCGGCGCTGATCGGCGGCTTCGCCAACTGGATGGTGCCGATCATGATCGGTGCTCCCGACATGGCGTTCCCGCGCATGAACAACATCTCCTTCTGGTTGCTGCCGCCGGCCTTCATCCTGCTGCTGACCTCGATGTTCGTACCGAGCGCACCGGGCGCCTACGGTGTCGGCGGTGGCTGGACGCTTTATCCGCCGCTGTCGACCTCGGGTCAGCCCGGACCGGCCATGGATCTGGCGATCCTGTCGATCCACATCGCCGGTGCCTCGTCGATCCTCGGCGCCATCAACTTCATCACCACCATCTTCAACATGCGTGCTCCGGGCATGACGCTGCACAAGATGCCGCTGTTCGCCTGGTCGGTGCTGGTCACCGCCTTCCTGCTGCTGTTGTCCCTGCCGGTCCTGGCCGGCGGCATCACCATGCTGCTCACTGACCGCAATTTCGGCACGGCCTTCTTCGCGCCGGACAATGGTGGCGATCCGCTCCTCTTCCAGCATCTGTTCTGGTTCTTCGGCCATCCGGAAGTCTACATCCTGATCCTGCCGGGCTTCGGCATCATCAGCCACATCGTCTCGACCTTCTCGAAGAAGCCGGTGTTCGGCTATCTCGGCATGGCCTACGCGATGGTCGCCATCGGTGCCGTCGGCTTCATCGTCTGGGCGCACCACATGTACACGACCGGCCTGTCGCTCGACACGCAGCGCTACTTCGTCTTCGCCACCATGGTCATCGCGGTGCCGACGGGCGTGAAGATCTTCTCCTGGATCGCGACGATGTGGGGCGGGTCGATCTCGTTCAAGACGCCGATGCTGTGGGCGCTGGGCTTCATCTTCCTGTTCACCATCGGTGGCGTCACCGGCGTCCAACTGGCCAATGCCGGTCTCGACCGCTCGCTGCATGACACCTATTTCGTCATCGCCCACTTCCACTACGTGCTGTCGCTGGGCGCGGTGTTCGCCATCTTTGCCGGCTGGTACTACTGGTTCCCCAAGATGACCGGCTACATGTACTCGCCTGTCATCGCCAACACCCACTTCTGGGTCACCTTCGTCGGCGTCAACCTGATCTTCTTCCCGCAGCATTTCCTCGGCCTCGCCGGCATGCCGCGCCGCACCATCGACTATCCGGACGCGTTTGCCGGCTGGAACTATGTGTCGTCGATCGGCTCCTATATCTCGGCCGTCGGTGTGGCGATCTTCCTCTACGGCGTGTTCGAAGCCTTCCAGAAGAAGCGGATCGCCGGTGCCAACCCATGGGGTGAGGGTGCCACCACGCTCGAATGGCAGCTGCCTTCGCCGCCGCCGTTCCACCAGTGGGAGCAGCTGCCGAAGATCAAGTAA
- a CDS encoding protoheme IX farnesyltransferase → MALVDETSIDEAGFRMSEATAGDFFALLKPRVMSLVVFTAFVGLVAAPVTINPLLAVIAILSIAIGAGASGALNMWYDADIDAVMTRTASRPVPSGRIQPHEALSFGLVLSVLSVMTLGVLVNWLSATLLAFTIFFYAVVYTMWLKRWTPQNIVIGGAAGAIPPVIGWAAVTGSVSLESIVLFLIIFLWTPPHFWALALFKSEDYERAGIPMMPNVAGQASTRRQIFAYALVLAPVGVLPWLLGYTTPFYGVAAVLLGVGFVWYAWKVLGMADDDRTMKPAKALFAYSLLYLFAIFAAYLADSVVERALAMGGA, encoded by the coding sequence ATGGCCCTAGTCGACGAAACCAGCATTGACGAAGCGGGCTTCCGCATGTCGGAAGCGACGGCGGGCGATTTCTTCGCCCTGCTGAAGCCGCGCGTCATGTCGCTGGTCGTGTTCACCGCCTTTGTCGGGCTGGTCGCCGCACCGGTGACCATCAACCCGCTGCTGGCGGTGATCGCCATCCTGTCGATCGCCATCGGCGCCGGTGCCTCGGGCGCGCTCAACATGTGGTACGACGCCGACATCGACGCCGTGATGACCAGGACCGCAAGCCGCCCGGTGCCGTCCGGCCGCATCCAGCCGCACGAGGCGCTCAGCTTCGGCCTGGTGCTGTCGGTGCTGTCGGTGATGACGCTCGGCGTGCTGGTCAACTGGCTGTCGGCGACGCTGCTGGCCTTCACCATCTTCTTCTATGCCGTCGTCTACACGATGTGGCTGAAGCGCTGGACGCCGCAGAACATCGTCATCGGCGGCGCTGCCGGTGCGATCCCGCCGGTCATCGGCTGGGCCGCGGTGACCGGGTCGGTCAGCCTCGAAAGCATCGTCCTGTTCCTGATCATCTTCCTGTGGACGCCGCCGCACTTCTGGGCACTCGCGCTGTTCAAGTCCGAAGACTATGAGCGCGCCGGCATCCCGATGATGCCCAATGTCGCCGGCCAGGCTTCGACCCGCCGTCAGATCTTCGCCTATGCGCTGGTGCTGGCCCCGGTCGGCGTGCTGCCGTGGCTGCTCGGCTACACCACGCCTTTCTATGGCGTGGCCGCCGTGCTGCTTGGCGTCGGCTTTGTCTGGTATGCGTGGAAAGTGCTCGGCATGGCCGACGACGACCGGACCATGAAGCCGGCCAAGGCGCTGTTTGCCTATTCGCTGCTTTATCTCTTCGCCATCTTCGCTGCCTATCTGGCCGACAGCGTTGTCGAACGCGCGCTTGCCATGGGTGGGGCATGA
- a CDS encoding CoxF protein — MIMVEEKLETVTLTDRQKKAQRSRSVAIGVALAVLVVIFYIATIIKFGHNLGTM; from the coding sequence ATGATCATGGTCGAGGAAAAACTCGAAACGGTCACGCTGACCGATCGTCAGAAGAAGGCCCAGCGCAGCCGTTCGGTTGCCATCGGCGTGGCGCTGGCGGTGCTGGTCGTGATTTTCTACATCGCCACGATCATCAAGTTCGGCCACAATCTGGGCACGATGTGA
- a CDS encoding cytochrome C oxidase assembly protein, which produces MSVEISKKPAGKNSNAIVAAVCLAFFTGMIGMAYAAVPLYKMFCQATGYGGKTQRVEKQYAGRVLDREITVRFDANIAGVPWEFQPVQRSMTMKIGETVQAHYQATNKFDRPVTGRATFNVQPELAGPYFNKVECFCFTDTSLKPGETLDMPVLFYVDPDIVNVPELKDVKTITLSYTMFPVEKNKPVASSEPVQGTSKTISNTEANLGG; this is translated from the coding sequence ATGAGCGTCGAGATCTCCAAGAAGCCGGCCGGCAAGAACAGCAACGCCATCGTCGCGGCGGTCTGCCTCGCCTTCTTCACCGGCATGATCGGCATGGCCTATGCGGCCGTGCCGCTCTACAAGATGTTCTGCCAGGCGACCGGCTATGGCGGTAAGACGCAACGCGTCGAGAAGCAGTATGCCGGCCGCGTGCTTGACCGTGAGATCACCGTGCGCTTCGACGCCAATATTGCCGGCGTGCCGTGGGAATTCCAGCCGGTCCAGCGCTCGATGACCATGAAGATCGGCGAGACCGTGCAGGCGCATTATCAGGCGACCAACAAATTCGATCGCCCCGTTACCGGCCGCGCCACCTTCAACGTGCAGCCGGAACTGGCAGGCCCCTACTTCAACAAGGTCGAGTGCTTCTGCTTCACCGATACGTCGCTGAAGCCAGGCGAGACGCTGGACATGCCGGTCCTCTTTTATGTGGATCCCGATATCGTGAATGTGCCGGAGCTGAAGGACGTGAAGACGATCACGCTGTCCTATACGATGTTCCCGGTCGAGAAGAACAAGCCGGTCGCCTCCTCGGAGCCGGTCCAGGGCACCAGCAAGACAATTTCCAATACCGAAGCAAATCTCGGGGGTTGA
- a CDS encoding cytochrome c oxidase subunit III: MADAHAKPQHDYHLVDPSPWPFLGSVGALVTAFGGVCLMEYLKGGSFPIFGFNIANPWLFFIGIVIVLYTMFAWWSDTIKEAHEGHHTRVVSLHLRYGMIMFIASEVMFFVAWFWAYFDASLFAGEVQNYARHTFTGGVWPPKGMEVLDPFHLPLYNTIILLLSGTTVTWAHHSLIHGDRKGLINGLVLTVGLGMLFTMVQAYEYMHAPFGFKDSIYGATFFMATGFHGFHVIIGTIFLLVCLVRAMKGDFTPKQHFGFEAAAWYWHFVDVVWLFLFSAIYVWGSAGAVIEGH; the protein is encoded by the coding sequence ATGGCAGACGCGCACGCAAAACCACAGCATGACTATCATCTCGTCGACCCGAGCCCGTGGCCTTTCCTGGGATCGGTCGGGGCGCTTGTCACCGCCTTTGGCGGCGTCTGCCTGATGGAGTATTTGAAGGGCGGCTCCTTCCCGATCTTCGGCTTCAACATCGCCAATCCGTGGCTGTTCTTCATCGGCATCGTGATCGTCCTCTACACCATGTTCGCCTGGTGGTCGGACACGATCAAGGAAGCGCATGAGGGCCATCACACGCGAGTCGTGTCGCTGCATCTGCGCTATGGCATGATCATGTTCATCGCCTCGGAGGTGATGTTCTTCGTCGCCTGGTTCTGGGCCTATTTCGACGCCAGCCTTTTTGCCGGTGAGGTGCAGAACTACGCGCGCCACACCTTTACCGGTGGTGTCTGGCCGCCGAAAGGCATGGAGGTTCTCGATCCCTTCCACCTGCCGCTCTACAACACCATCATCCTGCTCCTGTCGGGCACGACGGTCACCTGGGCGCACCACTCACTCATCCATGGCGATCGCAAGGGCCTGATCAACGGCCTGGTGCTGACCGTCGGCCTCGGCATGCTGTTCACCATGGTGCAGGCCTATGAGTACATGCACGCTCCGTTCGGCTTCAAGGATTCCATCTACGGCGCCACCTTCTTCATGGCGACCGGCTTCCACGGTTTCCATGTCATCATCGGCACCATCTTCCTGCTGGTCTGCCTGGTCAGGGCAATGAAGGGCGATTTCACCCCCAAGCAGCATTTCGGCTTTGAGGCGGCCGCCTGGTACTGGCACTTCGTCGACGTGGTCTGGCTGTTCCTGTTCTCGGCGATCTATGTCTGGGGATCGGCTGGCGCGGTGATCGAAGGCCACTGA
- a CDS encoding ErfK/YbiS/YcfS/YnhG family protein translates to MRIHLPGIPALAAEKVDLVRAHKAERRLELIGDGKVLRSYSIALGGDPVGHKHQEGDQRTPEGRYILDWRNPDSIAHRSIHISYPNADDLAAAKARNVDAGSMIMIHGQANGFGWWGWLLQLVDWTDGCIAVTNSDMDEIWAMVADGTPIEIEQ, encoded by the coding sequence TTGCGCATTCATCTTCCTGGCATCCCGGCCCTTGCGGCTGAGAAGGTCGATCTGGTGCGTGCCCATAAGGCGGAACGGCGGCTGGAACTTATCGGTGACGGCAAGGTGCTGCGCAGCTACAGCATTGCGCTTGGCGGGGATCCCGTCGGCCACAAGCACCAGGAGGGCGATCAGCGCACGCCCGAGGGGCGCTACATCCTCGACTGGCGCAACCCCGACAGCATCGCGCACAGATCGATTCACATCTCCTATCCCAATGCCGACGATCTGGCGGCGGCGAAGGCGCGCAATGTCGATGCCGGCAGCATGATCATGATCCACGGCCAGGCGAATGGTTTCGGCTGGTGGGGCTGGCTGCTTCAATTGGTCGACTGGACCGACGGCTGCATTGCCGTTACGAACTCCGACATGGACGAAATCTGGGCAATGGTGGCCGATGGGACACCGATAGAGATCGAGCAATAG
- a CDS encoding cytochrome c oxidase subunit III — MSEDKAIWPPIDPISAGLHGRCPRCGEGRLFSGFLTVGKRCVNCGLDYSFADAGDGPAVFVILIIGFIIVGLALWVEVTLSPPLWLHLLIWIPLALVLCLTALRLIKGVLLTLQYANKAAEGRLDPGE, encoded by the coding sequence ATGAGTGAAGATAAGGCGATCTGGCCTCCGATCGATCCGATATCGGCCGGCCTGCACGGCCGTTGCCCGCGCTGCGGCGAAGGGCGGCTGTTTTCCGGCTTCCTCACCGTCGGCAAACGCTGCGTCAATTGCGGCCTCGACTATTCCTTCGCCGATGCCGGCGACGGGCCAGCGGTCTTCGTCATCCTGATTATCGGCTTCATCATCGTCGGCCTGGCGCTCTGGGTCGAAGTGACGCTAAGCCCGCCGCTGTGGCTGCATCTGCTGATCTGGATCCCGTTGGCCCTGGTGCTGTGCCTGACCGCGCTGCGGCTGATCAAGGGCGTGCTGCTCACCCTGCAATATGCCAACAAGGCGGCCGAAGGCAGGCTGGACCCCGGCGAATGA
- a CDS encoding SurF1 family protein, translating to MSEASIRSGGRSRPRSALLLGLGLVLLSILLALGTWQVQRLHWKEGLLQTIDQRTHSAPLPLAEVEKQFAATGDVDYTPVTVSGTFLHSGERHFYATWEGDAGFNVYTPLALDDGRFVLINRGFIPYDLKDPAKRAKGQITGKVTITGLARNPLTAKPSMMLPDNDVAKNIFYWKDRDVMAASAGLPAGFTLVPIFIDADKTPNPGGLPIGGVTIIDLPNSHLQYAVTWYGLAAALAAVLILRLRRPAKEE from the coding sequence ATGAGCGAAGCATCCATCAGGAGTGGCGGCCGTTCGCGGCCACGCTCGGCATTGCTGCTCGGCCTTGGCCTGGTGCTGCTCTCGATCCTGCTGGCGCTCGGCACCTGGCAGGTCCAGCGCCTGCACTGGAAGGAAGGTCTCCTGCAGACCATCGACCAGCGCACCCATTCGGCGCCGCTGCCGCTGGCCGAGGTCGAGAAGCAATTCGCAGCGACCGGCGACGTCGACTACACGCCGGTCACGGTCTCCGGCACGTTCCTGCATTCGGGCGAGCGGCATTTTTATGCGACCTGGGAGGGTGACGCCGGCTTCAACGTCTATACGCCGCTCGCCCTCGACGACGGCCGCTTCGTCCTGATCAATCGCGGCTTCATACCCTATGATCTGAAAGACCCCGCCAAGCGCGCCAAGGGGCAGATCACCGGCAAAGTGACCATTACCGGGCTTGCCCGCAATCCGCTGACGGCAAAACCGTCGATGATGCTGCCAGACAATGACGTGGCGAAGAACATCTTCTACTGGAAGGACCGCGACGTGATGGCGGCGAGCGCCGGCCTGCCGGCCGGGTTCACGCTGGTGCCGATCTTCATCGATGCCGACAAGACGCCGAATCCTGGCGGTCTTCCGATCGGCGGCGTCACCATCATCGACCTGCCGAACAGCCATCTGCAATATGCCGTCACCTGGTATGGGCTTGCCGCAGCACTCGCCGCTGTGCTGATCCTGCGGCTTCGCCGTCCCGCGAAAGAGGAATGA
- a CDS encoding 4-hydroxy-3-methylbut-2-enyl diphosphate reductase, whose protein sequence is MLQTIAKPPLTIRLCQPRGFCAGVDRAIQIVVLALKKYGAPVYVRHEIVHNRYVVEGLQSLGAVFIEELSEIPAEHRQSPVVFSAHGVPKSVPADAQARNLFYLDATCPLVSKVHKQAMRHQRLGRHVLLIGHAGHPEVIGTMGQLPEGAVTLIETEADAAKLVPADPKALGFVTQTTLSVEDTAGIIRALKERFPDLQAPAAESICYATTNRQEAVKDTAPGADLYLIVGAPNSSNSRRLVEVAERAGATMSLLVQRAAEIPWNDIGNISTLGLSAGASAPEIIVDEIIDAFRQRFDVTIDLAITATETEDFPVMRVLRDVELTPADMAFVNGAA, encoded by the coding sequence ATGCTTCAGACAATCGCCAAGCCTCCTCTCACGATCCGGCTCTGCCAGCCGCGCGGCTTTTGCGCCGGCGTCGACCGTGCCATCCAGATCGTCGTGCTGGCGCTGAAGAAATACGGCGCGCCGGTCTATGTCCGCCACGAGATCGTGCACAACCGCTACGTCGTCGAGGGGCTGCAAAGCCTTGGCGCGGTCTTCATCGAGGAGCTTTCCGAAATCCCAGCTGAACACCGGCAGTCGCCGGTCGTCTTCTCGGCGCATGGCGTGCCGAAATCGGTGCCGGCGGATGCGCAAGCGCGCAACTTGTTCTATCTCGACGCCACCTGTCCGCTGGTGTCGAAGGTCCACAAGCAGGCCATGCGCCATCAGCGGCTTGGCCGCCATGTGCTGTTGATCGGCCATGCCGGCCACCCCGAGGTGATCGGCACGATGGGGCAATTGCCGGAAGGCGCGGTCACGCTGATCGAGACCGAGGCCGATGCCGCGAAGCTTGTGCCGGCCGACCCGAAGGCGCTTGGCTTCGTCACCCAGACCACACTATCGGTCGAGGACACCGCCGGCATCATCCGCGCGCTGAAAGAGCGCTTTCCCGACCTGCAGGCGCCGGCGGCGGAATCGATCTGCTACGCCACCACCAACCGCCAGGAAGCAGTCAAGGACACCGCCCCGGGTGCTGATCTCTATCTGATCGTAGGCGCTCCCAATTCCTCCAATTCGCGCCGCCTTGTCGAAGTGGCGGAGCGTGCCGGCGCCACGATGTCGCTTCTCGTGCAGCGCGCCGCCGAGATTCCGTGGAATGACATCGGCAACATTTCGACGCTCGGCCTGTCAGCAGGGGCATCGGCGCCGGAGATCATCGTCGACGAGATCATCGACGCGTTCCGCCAGCGCTTCGATGTCACCATCGACCTCGCCATCACGGCCACCGAAACAGAGGATTTTCCGGTCATGCGGGTACTGCGCGATGTCGAACTGACGCCGGCCGACATGGCCTTCGTCAATGGGGCCGCGTAA
- a CDS encoding homoserine kinase, whose translation MAVYTDVAEGELGAFLKHYPVGDLLSYKGIAEGTENSNFLLHTSSGSYILTLYEKRVEKADLPFFLGLMGHLANKGVSCPLPVTAHDGSVIGTLAGRPAVIITFLEGLSLRRPTATHCAEVGKALAALHLAGADFPMTRPNALAIGGWRKLWNAARDRADEVEPGLAAEVDADFADFERNWPKDLPAGIIHADLFPDNVFFLGEKLSGLIDFYFACDDLYAYDVATCLNAWCFEKDFSFNLTKGKALLAGYQSVRPLSGEEKAALPMLSRGSALRFMLTRLYDWLTVPDGGLVMKRDPTEYIRRMRFHRAIKSASEYGLAEYGVS comes from the coding sequence ATGGCTGTCTATACCGACGTTGCGGAGGGCGAACTCGGCGCTTTCCTGAAGCACTACCCGGTCGGCGATCTCCTGTCCTACAAGGGCATCGCCGAGGGCACGGAAAACTCCAACTTCCTCCTGCACACTTCCAGCGGCTCCTACATTCTGACGCTCTATGAGAAGCGGGTCGAGAAGGCGGATCTGCCGTTTTTCCTCGGGCTGATGGGCCATCTCGCCAACAAGGGTGTGTCCTGCCCGCTGCCGGTGACCGCGCATGACGGCAGCGTCATCGGCACGCTGGCCGGCCGGCCAGCGGTCATCATCACCTTCCTCGAAGGACTTTCGCTGCGGCGCCCGACGGCAACGCATTGCGCCGAGGTCGGCAAGGCGCTGGCAGCCCTGCACCTGGCCGGCGCCGATTTTCCGATGACCCGTCCCAACGCGCTTGCCATCGGCGGCTGGCGCAAACTTTGGAATGCGGCCCGCGACCGCGCCGACGAGGTCGAGCCGGGCCTCGCGGCCGAGGTCGATGCCGACTTCGCCGATTTCGAGCGCAACTGGCCGAAGGACCTTCCTGCAGGCATCATCCACGCCGATCTTTTTCCGGACAACGTCTTCTTCCTCGGCGAAAAACTGTCCGGCCTGATCGACTTCTATTTCGCCTGTGACGATCTCTATGCCTACGATGTCGCGACCTGCCTCAACGCCTGGTGTTTCGAGAAGGACTTCTCCTTCAACCTTACCAAGGGCAAGGCACTGCTTGCCGGCTATCAGAGCGTGCGTCCGCTGAGCGGAGAAGAAAAGGCGGCATTGCCGATGCTGTCGCGCGGTTCGGCGCTGCGTTTCATGCTGACCCGGCTCTACGACTGGCTGACCGTTCCCGATGGCGGGCTGGTGATGAAGCGCGATCCGACCGAATATATCAGGCGGATGCGGTTCCATCGGGCGATCAAATCGGCTTCGGAATATGGATTGGCCGAATACGGGGTGTCATGA
- a CDS encoding ribonuclease H produces the protein MSKQVEIFTDGACSGNPGPGGWGAILRFNGTTKELSGGEAETTNNRMELLAAISALNALKEPCTVELHTDSKYVMDGISKWIHGWKKNGWKTADKKPVKNGELWQALDEANRRHKVTWNWVKGHAGHTENERADELAREGMAPFKKGSFKPAVSAPKPDVQPKQPAATKARRSTQSY, from the coding sequence ATGAGTAAACAGGTTGAAATCTTCACCGACGGCGCCTGTTCGGGCAATCCCGGCCCTGGCGGCTGGGGCGCCATTCTGCGCTTCAACGGCACCACCAAGGAACTTTCCGGCGGCGAAGCGGAAACGACCAACAACCGCATGGAACTGCTGGCCGCCATCTCGGCGCTGAATGCGCTGAAGGAGCCTTGCACGGTCGAGCTTCACACCGACAGCAAATACGTCATGGACGGCATTTCCAAATGGATCCATGGCTGGAAGAAGAACGGCTGGAAGACCGCCGACAAGAAGCCGGTCAAGAATGGCGAACTCTGGCAGGCGCTGGATGAGGCCAATAGGCGTCACAAGGTCACCTGGAACTGGGTCAAAGGCCATGCCGGCCATACCGAGAACGAGCGCGCCGACGAACTCGCACGGGAAGGCATGGCGCCGTTCAAGAAGGGCTCTTTCAAGCCAGCGGTTTCAGCACCGAAGCCGGATGTCCAGCCGAAGCAGCCGGCAGCCACGAAGGCCCGTCGTTCGACCCAGAGCTACTGA
- a CDS encoding phosphoglycerate mutase, giving the protein MPILYYVTHPQVQIDAAVPVPEWGLSDIGRARAVAMLDQPWVGSIRRIVSSGERKAIETGEILARHLRLAVEVRERMHENDRSATGFLPPPEFEAVADQFFANPHKSVRGWERAIDAQQRIVSEVAAVIGGDEAGDIAVVGHGGVGTLLLLSLSGREISRDADQPAGGGNYFAYDIGARRVIHGWRPIDRPA; this is encoded by the coding sequence GTGCCGATCCTGTACTATGTCACGCATCCCCAGGTTCAGATCGACGCTGCCGTTCCCGTTCCGGAATGGGGACTGTCCGATATCGGACGGGCGAGGGCTGTCGCCATGCTCGATCAGCCATGGGTCGGATCTATCCGGCGCATCGTTTCGTCGGGCGAGCGCAAGGCAATAGAAACGGGCGAAATCCTGGCACGCCATCTCCGCCTTGCGGTCGAGGTCAGGGAGCGGATGCACGAGAATGACCGGTCCGCGACCGGCTTTCTGCCGCCGCCGGAGTTCGAAGCGGTCGCCGATCAGTTCTTCGCCAATCCGCATAAAAGCGTTCGCGGGTGGGAGCGGGCGATCGATGCGCAGCAACGTATTGTGAGCGAGGTCGCAGCCGTGATCGGCGGCGATGAGGCCGGCGACATCGCTGTCGTTGGCCATGGAGGCGTTGGAACACTCCTGCTGCTGTCTCTCAGCGGACGGGAAATCAGCCGCGACGCGGATCAGCCGGCGGGCGGTGGCAACTATTTTGCCTATGATATCGGCGCCCGCCGCGTCATCCATGGATGGCGGCCGATCGACAGGCCGGCCTAG
- a CDS encoding ahpC/TSA family protein codes for MTISVGDTLPEVTFKTMTDDGAKAITSAEIFPGKKVVLFGVPGAFTPTCSNNHLPGYLENHDAILARGVDTIAVVSVNDAHVMGAWARFTGGEGKILFLADGSGDFAKAVGLDNDLSAAGMGLRSKRFSMIIDDGKVIALNVETKPGVDESGAAHILGQL; via the coding sequence ATGACCATTTCCGTTGGCGACACGCTGCCCGAGGTAACCTTCAAGACGATGACCGATGACGGCGCCAAGGCGATCACGTCGGCCGAGATTTTCCCGGGCAAGAAGGTGGTCCTGTTCGGCGTTCCCGGCGCCTTCACGCCGACCTGCAGCAACAACCATCTGCCCGGCTATCTCGAAAACCATGACGCCATCCTGGCGCGCGGCGTCGACACCATCGCCGTCGTTTCGGTCAACGACGCCCATGTCATGGGCGCCTGGGCGCGCTTCACCGGCGGCGAGGGCAAGATCCTGTTCCTCGCTGACGGCAGCGGCGATTTTGCCAAGGCGGTCGGCCTCGATAACGACCTTTCCGCCGCCGGCATGGGCCTGCGCTCGAAGCGGTTTTCGATGATCATCGACGACGGCAAGGTCATCGCGCTCAATGTCGAAACCAAGCCCGGCGTCGACGAGTCCGGCGCGGCTCATATTCTCGGACAGCTCTGA
- a CDS encoding protein involved in C-type cytochrome biogenesis, with protein MQSLKILLLGTAIGSAAVLPASASSSAWYTSEGGKVRLVTSGKPDEAGRIQGVLDIELKPGWKTYWRDPGDAGVPPQLDVSASTNIADAILSFPAPQRHDDGYGKWAGYNYPISLPVTFTLATPNQPAVIDADIFLGICETICIPVQTRLTVDPTSDPDNADDAALVKASFTALPAPAKPDFGINVLPGDHETLVVEASFPGDPEAADFFVAGERDYMFGTPSRSEKDGKLIFTVPILDRPSATPTDGGLHYTLTSSAGAVEGLLPFP; from the coding sequence ATGCAAAGCTTGAAAATCCTGCTGCTCGGCACCGCCATAGGATCGGCGGCCGTTCTGCCTGCCTCCGCCTCATCGTCCGCCTGGTACACCAGCGAAGGCGGCAAGGTGCGGCTGGTGACATCAGGCAAGCCCGACGAGGCCGGCCGCATCCAGGGCGTTCTCGACATCGAGCTCAAGCCCGGCTGGAAGACCTATTGGCGCGATCCGGGCGACGCCGGCGTGCCGCCGCAGCTCGATGTTTCGGCCAGCACCAACATCGCCGATGCCATTCTCTCGTTTCCGGCACCGCAACGCCACGACGATGGTTATGGCAAATGGGCAGGCTACAACTATCCGATTTCGCTGCCTGTGACCTTTACGCTGGCAACACCGAACCAGCCGGCTGTCATCGATGCCGATATCTTTCTCGGCATTTGCGAGACGATCTGCATTCCCGTGCAGACACGGCTGACCGTCGACCCCACTTCCGACCCTGACAATGCCGACGACGCAGCCCTGGTGAAGGCGAGCTTCACGGCTTTGCCGGCGCCGGCAAAGCCTGATTTCGGCATCAACGTGCTACCGGGCGATCACGAGACGCTGGTTGTCGAGGCGAGCTTTCCCGGTGACCCGGAGGCAGCGGATTTTTTTGTCGCCGGCGAGCGGGACTACATGTTCGGCACCCCTTCCCGCAGCGAAAAGGACGGCAAGCTGATCTTCACCGTGCCGATCCTCGACCGCCCTTCAGCAACGCCAACGGATGGCGGGCTTCACTACACGCTGACGAGTTCGGCGGGCGCCGTCGAAGGGCTGCTGCCTTTCCCTTGA